Within the Naumovozyma castellii chromosome 1, complete genome genome, the region gaaaataatgaagatcCAGATTTTGTAGAATATGATACCATATACGAAGATATGGGCTGTGAACTTAATGCAACTACAACAACTCCTGTACCAGTATCTGTTCCGCAAGCTGCAGcaacaaagaaatcaccaaagaaagaattaaattcagcaaagaaagaattgaaaaaattaacgATCTCGTCATCATCTCCTTCTCCATCACCATCTCCATCACGTCAATCTTCCATTAGAATACCTTCGCAAACTacaaaattgaataatttacCAAAATCAACATCAGATAATACTAAACAACCAGCtacaattaataataataataacaataataatactaataacaataataatatccaACAAGAGCAAGACGACGCAAAGGCAACTCAACAGGaacaaacaacaaagaaaaatgaagatgattcacaacaagaacaagaattgcAATTCCCACCAGATAAGacaaaggaaattgaagaatccattaagaatgatattgaaagtAATAAAGCCTTTAAAAAtccattatttaaaaaagaattaaaatattggtTAGCTTCTAAGAAACCATTAATGCAACCATATAAGGAAATGCCACCAAAGATGGTTTCTCAATTggaatcatcattattaaattgcCCGGATTCATTAGACGCTGATTCACCATATTTATATCAAGTGCCTTTATCAAACCCTCATCCAACATCAATTTTCTTCCCCAGTGAACCAATAAGATTTACTTACCCCTATGAagttattaaatcaaatcaaGGAAATTTAAATCCAAATGATAAAACCCATGCTAGTCATCAATCAGTAGAAGATATCTATTCCCGAACATCTTTGGCCAAAATATTCTCGAAATTCGATTTGGATACTCtgttttttattttttatcaCTATCAAGGAACCTATGATCAATTCTTAGCCGCTAGAGAACTGTCTCAAAATAGACATTGGTTGTTTAATAAAGTAGATTCTTGTTGGTATTTtagagaaattgaaaaattaccaCCAACAATAAATATGTCCAATACTATCCCAAACAACAA harbors:
- the NOT5 gene encoding CCR4-NOT core subunit NOT5 (ancestral locus Anc_3.370) produces the protein MSQRKLQQDIDKLLKKVREGLEDFEVIYEKFQDTEPSNNSYREKLEADLKREIKKLQKHREQIKTWLSKDDTKDRQQALMENRRLIENGMERFKSIEKLMKTKQFSKEALTNPDIIKDPRELKKRDQVEFIHECLDELQKQLESHEAQNDDEQIERHEFHITNLENILKMLQNNEMDPETIKDYQDDIKYYVENNEDPDFVEYDTIYEDMGCELNATTTTPVPVSVPQAAATKKSPKKELNSAKKELKKLTISSSSPSPSPSPSRQSSIRIPSQTTKLNNLPKSTSDNTKQPATINNNNNNNNTNNNNNIQQEQDDAKATQQEQTTKKNEDDSQQEQELQFPPDKTKEIEESIKNDIESNKAFKNPLFKKELKYWLASKKPLMQPYKEMPPKMVSQLESSLLNCPDSLDADSPYLYQVPLSNPHPTSIFFPSEPIRFTYPYEVIKSNQGNLNPNDKTHASHQSVEDIYSRTSLAKIFSKFDLDTLFFIFYHYQGTYDQFLAARELSQNRHWLFNKVDSCWYFREIEKLPPTINMSNTIPNNKREDSNSDEEESWRYFDYKKSWLARRCGPDFVYHEEGFEKL